The nucleotide window gCCTAACACTAGCacggtagtagcattgctacgagtattatgctaggtcaTTTAGCCCGGAAGATGacacaagctagctagctaccgttttggGAAAATAACTTATGCTGTGGAGACAGtcagaaatatttagaactcacgcatctaaaggttaattgCAAAAATAACTTTCAAACGTTAACAATAAAATAACATTATATAACAGATCATATTTCTAAATACTTAGCTCTCTTAATACtctccaggaaagggtacaggAAAGGGGAAGGGAAAAGGGTGTTAGGTTGTGTTTTCTCGTAGATCCGAAAAACTGCGGCTTACATGTAAAAACTGAGCCGTGGTTTGTGTGTTGAACAATTTTTTCTTTTGCGGTTCGGTTTTGCACCCCTACTAAACACACTATATTCTGTATGTCAAAAACTGCATGCACTAAAGCATGTGCCATGAGAGGTATCTCACCAATAATCAATAATTATATTTTTGTGATATATCACACCACAGAGTTTACTGCTTTTATACAATGGTTACATCACCGGGATATGTATATCCTTTTCTTAAGAAGTAATTCACATTTCAGTGTGTTCTTGATTCTTATCGATGTCAATGATTTTTGTTTATCTTCACCAACAAAAAAGGTTATCAGTTTAGCTTGGTGGTCAACTAGTCTCATTAATTGTTATATGGTTGCTAGGCATTATCAAATGAAGATCATAATTTCTGGCGAGCAAGCAATGACATTAAGTTAACATGTAtttgtactgtaagtcgctctggataagagcgtctgctaaatgactaaatgtaactaaaCTTGTAATGGAACGAATCCATAACATTTCAGATTTTGAGAACAACCCATTGTATAAAATGTAATCTAATGCATAAACATGAATAATACActgaaaaacacagacaaacacactgggCAATGAAAAACAGGCTTTAAACAGACAGCAGAAGATATGGACAGCGCAGTGagaagagaataagagaggcagaagagagggggaataagagaggaaggagagagggaataagagaggagagagagagggaataagagaggagagagagagggaataagagaggaaggagagagggaataagagaggagagagagagggaataagagaggagagagagagggaataagagaggagagagagagggaataagagggaataagagagggagagagagggaataagagtgaataagagaggagggaataagagaggagggagagagggggaataagagaggagggagagagggggaattagagaagagagagagagggaataagagaggagggaataagagaggagagagagagggggaataagagaggagagagagagggaataagagaggagagagagagggggaataagagaggagagagagagggggaataagagaggagagagagagagggaataagagaggagagagagagggaataagagaggagagagagagggaataagagaggagagagagagggaataagagaggagagagagagggaataagagaggagagagagagggaataagagaggagagagagagggggaataagagaggagagagagagagggggaataagagaggagagagagagagggggaataagagaggagggagagagggggaataagagaggagagagggaataagagaagaggtagagagggggaataagagaagagggagagagggggaataagagaggagaaagagagggaataagagaggagggagaataagagagataataagagaggagggggagaggagagagaataagagaggagggagagagggggaataagagagagaataagagaggagggggagagggggaataagagaggagggagagagggaataagagaggaaggggaaagaagGGAGTTGGGTACCTgctgcaaacaaatcaacactgGGAGTGGGATCAACTTTGGAGAAACTTGGTTCTGGTATGGAATCAAATAAAtctacaaacgcacacacacacaaacacagaaatacaaacacacacactgaaatgcaGGTGCACCACTGTGGCATACAAAACAAATTTGAACACATTGTTGTCAAAAAAAAATCTAAGGAGAAAAGTTTCTGAACAAGGCTGGTAATCtatggagaggggatgaggagagaacaGACTATTATAAgtcaaggagaggaaaggaggggagttaggaatggagaggagaggggaggagaggagttttACCACTGAAGAGGTTTATCGATGGGGTGGGGGTGCGGATGCTAGGGGTGGAGTTaatgagaggtggaggtggaacaGGAGGGCCGGCTGCTGAGGTGAAGCAGggcttagggttagggttcctcTCCAGGGCTCCTCCAACATTGTTCTCCGTAGGCATCATAGCAAACAAGTCCATCCCGGACGGGGAGCCTGAGTTTGAGCTAGCATCACCAGTGGCAAAGGGGTCTATGGATggggtggagagaaggatgggaggaggaggggggtaattTTATACAATGATCAGCATACATTGAGCCATGTTCTTCTTTAATGACACTGAAACAAAAAACTTTTGACAGTTTGGACAGAAAGACAACAACAGGTGAACCGAAGGAGCCTGGTCATGGGGATAAGCCAACAGGATACAGAtcaagaaagaaaacaaaataattTATAGTAGCCCCTGGTAGCCCCGGTAGTCCCCAGTAGACCCTAACCCCAGTCAGAAGGAATTCCCAAAGGTCAAAGACCATTCCCATAGCAACACCAGCAGAATtaaatcaccatgacaacagcaaTTGCTCTACCCAGAAGCAATGGACACCAACTACCCTCACTTGACAGCTATGGGATCAGTGTCTGTGTTTGGTTccacactctttcacacacacacacacacaccaagctacTGTATGCAGAAACTGTAAATGTACGCACCCATCATGCTGACATTGTGCACAGGTACAACAAAAGGATCCCAAGCATGGTCACATATATACacccaccatccacacacacacccacacacacacgcaccatccacacacacacaccatccacacgcacacccaaaatccacacgcacacccaccatccacacacacacacaacctgtaaCGCACCGGCTCCAGGGTCTGCTGCTGGGGTGGGTGTGGCTTCCGTAGCCCCGCCCTCGGCTGCAGCAGGGGCATCGCCAGGAGCAGCAGGGGTAGCAAATGCATCtggggtccacacacacatacacacgcacacacacacacatacatgcacatgcacgcacacacactcatgcacacaaagaaatgacagagagggagagagaaaaaagaagacatATAGGAAGTGTGTAGGAGTGGTATACAAAGAaggaagagatagagggatgaagagagacaaaTAAAAGGAGAAAATAGAGTTGGGAGAAAATGAAAGTCAGAAGATACAGTATAGCAAGTTTAACAGAAACATACCACCTTTATACGTTTGTGTTCATCTGTGTTGTATTTTTCAATCTTACTAAGATGGACACAGTCATTTAACCACAAGATGGTTAAAATGACTGTTTAAGAAGAACCAACATAATAAATGGAGTTTAGAAAAGCTTGCAATTAGAACAGTGGTTTGTCGCATGATTGATGCCAGAAGGATGAGtggatgagcacacacacaggatgagcGGATGAGtgaatgagcacacacacaggcagggtcTGTACAGGTGATGAAGCACTCTCCCTGTACAGGTGAGGTTCCTCTATGAAGGAGATTTGGACAAAGGAgcatgtgttttgtgtggatGAGATAATGATGCTGTTTGATAGATTTACTTTTCACTAAGGTGGAGGAAAAGCTTGCCTGGCTATCAAACTGAAGCATGTGAAAATGAatgagaagtgtgtgtttgtgtcagtggaAATGTGGGGATGTAcagggggtgtgtttgtgtgcgtaagTCAACCCATGTATTTGTTCCTTTGTGTATTGAGAGGGTACACACCTTTATAGTCACACATTAGCACTGCATATGCTAATTTTCTTTCTGAGTAGTGATTTTAAAACAACCTGAAATAATAAATAAACTCCTTCGGTATAGAGGATCCTCACTGTATAGTCCAGCCTTTAGGGTTACGCCAACACAGCACATTAGCAAGGTAGCTTATTTTGACCAGAAGATACAGCTTCTGATGAGCTGCTGACCTAGGTAAGACTGGTGTCCAACTTTTGGGGGTCATATTTTTTTCACTACACTGGCTCATCAAAACCCAGGTTTTTAATATAACTATACTTCACAATGGTTTCATTTTGTTGCTACAAGCTAGCGGACATTCTAACAATGTCAATACATTTACACTCATTTATGAGATAAAAGAAAAACTTTCATGAATTTGCAATCAAGTGTTAGACTTAAGGGTGTGGTGCGCTAAACGTTCATATGGAGTGTATATATTGTCATTCATGTGAAACTGCTGTttttgggtgagtgtgtgtgactgtgtgagtttgtgagtgtgtgtggggtggggctgAGCTGTCCAGAGTGCTCCAGAGACCCTGGAAGCCggggtgacccctgacccaccACTGACCTCCCAGCAGGTCCATACTGGCGGCGGCGCTAGTGGGAGGAGCCAGAGCTGTCTCCACGGCAGCAGGGGAGGGAGTTACCGCagcgggagagggggtggagtctACAGCAAGGGTTGGGGCTGGAAGCAGGGACTCGGCCATCTCTGCCAGAGCACCAAAAACCCCAAACCACCAAGAATGTTCCCAACCCAACCAAATAAAGATcccaaaacaataataataataaaaatttaaaaaaacattaaaaccaaatggaaaaaaatggaagaaataaAAATTTGTCACCAAAAGCATCACGATAGTgaagaaacaaaacaaccaaaaaaACGAAATAGGAACCAAAGCGAACAGCCCCAATGTGAACCAACAGAAACaagacggaggaggggggggaaacagagagagagacactactgagaccagtgagagagagacccccaCTAGGACACATACTGGTCTAACTGGAGCTTTACAGTGCTAAAAACAGGTGCATTATGGGATAGCTCACCTGACCCAAGGAGGTCTGAAGAGGCAGCGCCAAGGAGGAATGGCACAAAAAAATCTGCTTTTAATAACGGCAATGTGAGTTACAACAACCATTTAATTTGAGCTTCTTTGGCAGTTATATTCTtagaataaaaatacaaatgtctTCACtcattgtatactgtatatgataTGCATTATAAAACAGATACATTGCTGGTAATGTTTAATATGTCATATATGAgatctgtagtatgtgttgtgGTTGTTCCATATGGTAGAAGGAGACGTTACCTCCCCAGGATGTGGGGGCTGCTGACGCCCCGACACACGGtcctgaagaggagagaggatccaGGTCCAACAGGGAActacagagatggagggagggggaaagggagaggaagatagagagacagggagggggagatggagagggagagacagggagggggagatgaagagacagggagggggacatgaagagacagggagggggagatggagagacaggtagggggagatgaagagacagggagggggagagacagggagggggacatgacgagacagggagggggagatggagagggagagacagggagggggagatgaagagacagggagggggagatgaagagacagggagaggaagatggagtgggagagacagggagggggagatggagagggagagacagggagggggagatgaagagacagggagggggagaggaagatggagtgggagagacagggagggggagatggagagggagagacagggaggggaagaagatgAGGAATAGATATcgagagatttaaaaaaaagattacaCAAATTACACAAAGATTGATACGTGTCCCAAACATGTTACATTCACAGCAAAAAACGTTTTCAGCAGTATGAGAGAGATAGCAGTGACACCAGTATGAGAGAGATAGCACAGTGACAGCAGTATGAGAGAGATAGCACAGTGACACCAGTATGAGAGATAGCACAGTGACAGCAGTATGAGAGAGATAGCACAGTGACAGCAGTATGAGAGAGATAGCACAGTGACAGCAGTATGAGAGAGATAGCACAGTGACACCAGTATGAGAGAGATAGCACAGTGACAGCAGTATGAGAGAGATAGCACAGTGACACCAGTATGAGAGAGATAGCACAGTGACACCAGTATGAGAGAGATAGCACAGTGACAGCAGTATGGGAGAGATAGCACAGTGACAGCAGTATGGGAGAGATAGCACAGTGACACCAGTATGAGATAGCATAGTGACATAGCAGAGGATTACACTGCATGCCCACTCCAGCAAAGCAAATAGCTGCAGTTTTCTAGAGCCATCAATGGTTCTTTGCTCTGGGGGCGTGTCAGACAAGTGAGTACAGAGCTGTAGTTTCTACACTTTTGTAGTTCGTATTGGAGTCAtgaccaagtgtgcagactttgGTCAGTTAAGGGTTTAGGttaatgtatttattaatttattgtAATGGTTGGTATTtatgatagctagctagcacttcagATATTTCTCCAGTAACATTTGCTGGCAAGCTAATATACTGTTTTACTTGTTTTATTGATGATTTTAACTGTGTGTTGAACACTTGCTGGATTTTGATATGTTTTAATAGATAACCACACAAACCGTTAATTGACTACTCGGAAAGGACTGGATGGGCAGCCATACAGATGCTAAGTTTCTCCACCATCTTGAAACTGGGTGAAAGCTGGAAATGTTGGATAACCCTaaatgactaaccctaaccctagaaatTTTGGACACTCACTCCGTCTCAGTGGGCGGGGGCTCGAGAGTCGGGACAGCAGCTGACTTGGCGGGCGTGGAGGTGGGGGACACATTGTTGGTGGGAGATCCCTGGATCACAGGCAGGGAAACCCCAATTAGTGGCCCTGTTCCCATGGGAGAAATTAAACAGAAAATTGTTCCATGTACATGGTGCTGAAAAAGAAGGCTCACCTTTGTAGGAGACCTGAAACAGAGAAAGTAGTTTAGCATCTGAAGTTCCACACAGCTAGATATAATAACACCTTCAAACAGTAACAATATTGTATCACCTACCACTACCATATTAGGGTTAGCAGGGATTAGGGTTAGCCTAGATACCATGCGCTCGTGTTCTGGAACATCAAGTTTTGTGTGATGACATGACATAAAAATTACATGTGTTTTACATGTTGTCACATTCATATCACACATTTACATGTGTACCACATACATGTAATGCAGATGTGAGCATCATGTCAGTATTATTTATTCTAGTGAACAGGTCTGATCCAGCAAATAATTCTCACCCAGTAAATGACTGGAGGGTATATTTTCTCTAAAAGAAGAACAAACAATTGGATCTTTTGTTGATAAGAAAGATGTTTGCCGGTGTAATCTGTTAGCATTTTCTGTCGGTCAGCGCTACATCACACGTTTCATTGCTTTGATTGGTTGTGATCCAGTTGCGCCCAGATGCAATTTGGTCTGCTCCTGTTGATAGCACCAATGGGAAATCAAATATTAACTGAAAAGTTCCAGACTAATACGCATATGCGAATTGGTCTGGCGATGCCAGGCTACATGTTTGTATAAACATGAACCAGCgttatgtgtctgtatgtctgtggtcacatcttcacagcttcaatcacacacagctcttcacATGGTTGACATGTGACTTCCCATCCAGGGTCATGGAAACCTGCTACATCTACCACTGCACCTGAGGTAAACCATGCTACATCTACCACTGCACCTGAGGTAAACCATGCTACATCTACCACTGCACCTGAGGTAAACCATGCTACATCTACCACTGCACCTGAGGTAAACCATGCTACATCTACCACTGCACCTGAGGTAAACCATGCTACATCTACCACTGCACCTGAGGTAAACCATGCTACATCTACCACTGCACCTGAGGTAAACCATGTATGCTCACCCATCACTGGGATCCCAAATGACAACCACAAAGGAATAAAGAGGGAGGGTTAAAGAAAAACTTAGGAACAAAACAACTAATTGTGTATGTTTGGTAGTGCTGGGTCTGCCTGGGACAACAGCAGAGAGGGTGTCTCTACTACTAGTAGTTCTGGTTGTATCAGggggagtgtgtgaatgtgtttattACTAGTAATGACTAGGGTGTAGCAGGCAAAAGGCTCTAATGCAGATATCAGATCAGCACACCATGATTGCAGCCTCACTAATGCAGATCTTAGATCAGCACACCAGGATCGCAGCCTCACTAATGCAGATCTCAGATCAGCACACCATGATCACAGCCTCACTAAAGACATTTCAGCATCTCTGATGTATGTCTCAGTTAACACAGCAATTCTTTATGAAAAAATATGTTATTAATTAGACAAAATGGAGTGTGAATTCTAAAATTGCCTGCTATAATCCATATCACTCTGGTCTGGCCTAATCTGGTGTAGTCTGGTTTGATTTGGTCTGATCTAATCTGGTCAATTCTAGTCTGACATGGTCTAATTTTGTCTGCTCTCTTCTAATCTGGACTGGTCTAATCTGTCTTGATGTGGTCTAATCTGGATGCATCCAATCTGGCCTGGTGTGGTCTAATCTGGATGTGTCTAATCTGGCGCGGTGTGGTCTAATCTGGATGTGCCTAATCTGGCCTGGTGTGGTCTAATCTGGATGTTCCTAATCTGGCCTGGTGTGGTCTAATCTGGATGTTCCTAATCTGGCCTGGTGTGGTTTTCTTACCCCTTCTTTCCTCCCTTCTGGTCCTCCAGGCTGTTCATATGCGTCTCCAGAGAGTCCAGGATGCTGCTGGGAGCCTGAGAGAGAGCAGCGCAGGGTTAGAGTCATAAGAGAGAGCAGCACAGGGTTAGTCATGAGAGAGCAGCACAGGGTTAGAGTCATGAGAGAGCAGCACAGGGTTAGAGTCATAAGAGAGAGCAGCACAGGGTTAGAGTCATGAGAGAGCAGCACAGGGTTAGAGTCATAAGAGAGAGCAGCACAGGGTTAGAGTCATGAGAGAGCAGCACAGGGTTAGAGTCATGAGAGAGCTGCACAGGTTTAGAGTcatgagagagagcagcacaggGTTAGAGTCATGAGAGAGAGCTGCACAGGGTTAGAGTCATGAGAGAGAGCTGCACAGGGTTAGAGTCATGAGAGAAAGCAGCACAGGGTTAGAGTCATGAGAGAGCAGCACAGGGTTAGAGTCATGAGAGAGCAGCACAGGGTTAGAGTCATGAGAGAGAGCTGCACAGGGTTAGAGTCATGAGAGAGCAGCACAGAGTTAGAGTCATGAGAGAGCAGCAAAGGGTTAAAGTCATGAGAGAGCAGCACAGGGTTAGTCATCAGACAGAGCAGCACAGGGTTAGTCATGAGAGAGCAGAACAGGGTTAGAGTCATGAGAGAGCAGCACAGGGTTAGAGTcatgagagagagcagcacaggGTTAGTCATGAGAGAGCAGCACAGGGTTAGAGTCATGAGAGAGAGCTGCACAGGTTTAGAGTCATGAGAGAGAGCTGCACAGGGTTAGAGTcatgagagagagcagcacaggGTTAGAGTcatgagagagagcagcacaggGTTAGAGTCATGACAGAGAGCAGCACAGGGTTAGAgtcaagagagagagcagcacaggGTTAGAGTCTAGGGTCTAGGGTATGACACCCTAACCACTGCATGTTGACACAATTTCATAACACAGCACCACCGCAAACCACAGGCCAGCGAAGGGTTAAATGAATTAAAGATCCtgctaaattcaataatttcgagggggcggagcttcagctccttcaggagacatgcccccccagtctcaagcagagacttctgattttctcacgatttcaaagcctaatttaacatacttgtctgtggggttttttcattcgaatttggatggctGCTTAACAagacattcttctgtggtgtgatgagcttaaaactcattttcaattccactttacaggatctttaaggatcacacacacagtcacacagcacaATATCAACCTGCTACAGCAAACTAGTAACATAATTGAGCATGCCAAAGACTCATCCTCCAAACAGGCACTCTGCCAGGCCACCACACATCTCTATGGTTACCGGGTCCTCAAGAGGCTTAAAGGGACAGTCCTCATCATCAGAGTCCGCTAGGTCCACCACCACACCAGGGTGGAGACACTGGCGGGTATGGAAGGTTAGGATGGATCAaacctatctgtgtgtgttcgggTTGTCTTTATCCATTCTCAACATATGACTTATTATCTAAAAACATGGTTAAAACAAGTCATTTTCCATCACAGAGGAA belongs to Osmerus eperlanus chromosome 8, fOsmEpe2.1, whole genome shotgun sequence and includes:
- the LOC134025282 gene encoding uncharacterized protein LOC134025282, which gives rise to MDLFAMMPTENNVGGALERNPNPKPCFTSAAGPPVPPPPLINSTPSIRTPTPSINLFSDLFDSIPEPSFSKVDPTPSVDLFAAADGFSTPLLSSTPLLSSAPLLSSAHPPKPDSSNIMNLFGGPLPHPSLFPEEGVGGFSLDGVVFGLPSVELKADS